The Candidatus Neomarinimicrobiota bacterium genome includes a window with the following:
- the clpX gene encoding ATP-dependent Clp protease ATP-binding subunit ClpX: MGAMRISTPVGSGTKETGEPGPKLHRPSEIKAYLDQYVIGQDKAKRTVAVAVYNHYKRILSDQSEDDVELDKSNILVIGPTGTGKTLIAETLAKFLAVPFAIADATTLTEAGYVGEDVENILVRLLQIANYDIYKAQAGIIYIDEIDKVGRKSSSPSITRDVSGEGVQQALLKILEGTIAQIPPKGGRKHPEQSLIPIDTKNILFICGGSFNGLSEIISQRINSTEIGFAKSLAKTEKEDEILKEVLPEDLVKYGFIPELIGRLPVETTLENLDEEALMRVLIEPKNSLIKQYKKLFRMEGIDLEFRKEALEEIVELAIERKSGARALRSVMEKSMLDLMFHLPEYSEDRVIRITITKEFVLRDKKPLMRRHRRSA, encoded by the coding sequence ATGGGAGCGATGCGCATATCTACGCCCGTGGGTTCTGGTACCAAAGAAACTGGTGAACCTGGACCAAAACTCCACCGTCCTTCAGAAATAAAAGCTTACTTAGATCAATATGTCATTGGTCAGGACAAAGCTAAGCGCACTGTCGCTGTTGCAGTTTACAATCATTATAAACGGATTCTTTCTGATCAATCAGAAGATGATGTAGAACTGGATAAAAGTAATATTCTGGTTATAGGCCCAACCGGGACGGGAAAAACTTTGATTGCTGAAACATTGGCCAAGTTTTTAGCTGTACCCTTTGCCATTGCTGATGCCACAACTTTAACAGAAGCAGGATATGTTGGCGAGGATGTAGAGAATATTCTGGTTCGTTTACTTCAGATCGCAAACTATGATATTTATAAAGCCCAAGCTGGGATCATATATATTGATGAAATTGATAAAGTGGGACGTAAAAGTTCCAGTCCTTCCATTACCCGCGATGTTTCTGGGGAAGGTGTGCAGCAGGCACTTTTAAAAATATTAGAAGGAACCATTGCCCAAATACCACCCAAAGGTGGGCGGAAACACCCTGAGCAAAGCCTCATTCCTATCGACACAAAAAATATCCTATTTATTTGCGGTGGATCATTCAATGGCCTTTCGGAAATTATTAGCCAACGTATTAATTCAACAGAAATCGGGTTTGCAAAATCGTTAGCTAAAACAGAAAAAGAAGATGAAATTCTAAAGGAGGTCCTCCCGGAAGATCTTGTTAAATATGGTTTTATTCCGGAATTGATTGGTCGGTTGCCGGTTGAAACAACGCTTGAAAATTTGGATGAAGAAGCTTTAATGCGGGTATTGATTGAACCAAAAAATTCCTTGATTAAACAGTATAAAAAATTATTCCGAATGGAAGGCATTGATTTGGAGTTTCGAAAAGAAGCGTTAGAAGAGATTGTTGAATTGGCGATTGAACGTAAATCTGGAGCCAGAGCCCTCCGGTCAGTCATGGAAAAGTCTATGCTGGATTTGATGTTTCATCTCCCCGAA
- the clpP gene encoding ATP-dependent Clp endopeptidase proteolytic subunit ClpP: protein MNKDSMNQLIPMVVEQTGRFERAYDIYSRLLKERIVFLGTPIDDNVASVIIAQLLFLEAENSEKDIYLYINSPGGIITSGMGIYDTMNYIKPDVATICMGQAASMGAFLLAGGKKGKRSALPNARIMIHQPLGGAEGQASDIKIQADEILRLKNTLNKILAKNTKQTLKKINSDTDRNFFMSSAEAKKYGLIDTILSERK, encoded by the coding sequence ATGAATAAAGATTCCATGAACCAATTGATTCCTATGGTGGTAGAGCAAACGGGCCGTTTCGAACGGGCCTATGATATCTATTCCCGATTATTGAAAGAACGTATTGTATTTTTAGGTACACCCATCGATGATAACGTGGCCTCAGTCATTATAGCTCAACTTCTTTTTCTAGAAGCTGAAAATAGTGAAAAGGATATTTATCTCTATATTAATTCACCCGGCGGCATCATTACCTCGGGAATGGGAATTTATGATACCATGAATTATATTAAACCTGATGTGGCCACAATCTGTATGGGGCAAGCTGCCAGCATGGGAGCATTCCTTTTGGCTGGTGGTAAAAAGGGAAAGCGGTCTGCTTTGCCAAATGCACGTATCATGATCCACCAACCGTTAGGCGGCGCTGAGGGACAAGCCTCGGATATTAAAATTCAGGCAGATGAAATCCTTAGATTAAAGAATACTCTCAATAAAATTTTAGCCAAGAATACAAAGCAGACTCTCAAAAAGATTAATAGTGATACGGACCGAAATTTTTTCATGAGTTCTGCGGAAGCTAAAAAATACGGTTTGATTGATACGATTCTATCCGAAAGAAAATAA
- the tig gene encoding trigger factor, whose protein sequence is MNIELKEINTFAREVIIEMSWDEIEKDFEQAIKKFSKRIKLPGFRPGKVPRKVLMNQFQPSIEADFVENSVNTYYLKALKENEINPVNMGSVSDVHFHHGEHFKFKVAFEIEPEVIIPKLKKKSLKVEKSVYITDNEDIDLAIDEVRQGHAEVQTVEDGAKIDDFVICDLQEIDESGIAIIGKKLETRYIKVGQSPFDGDNEKKLTGVKPGETTRVSVPMDEQGTLGTFELSVKNVERQVLPEVDEDYIKMADPEAKDVDDYRGRIKDRLEKAYASRADEALDQQLSDAMIKHVNPEFPPSMAESYLGHMVEDVIKNNPGKVDKEKVIEMYKPVAERNLQWYLIRNAIIAEQKFEVSKDDVKSEIDQRKETNPEHTSELDKYFKKPSNRQRLEDDLMEKKILAYLQEFAKIKEVKVKTKDLRNQSETKAK, encoded by the coding sequence GAACTCAAAGAAATCAATACTTTCGCCCGTGAGGTTATCATTGAAATGTCATGGGATGAAATCGAAAAGGATTTCGAACAAGCAATTAAGAAATTTTCAAAACGTATAAAACTACCTGGCTTCCGTCCTGGGAAAGTGCCACGTAAAGTATTGATGAACCAGTTTCAGCCCTCCATCGAAGCTGATTTTGTTGAAAATTCTGTCAATACATATTATTTAAAAGCATTAAAAGAGAATGAAATTAATCCTGTGAATATGGGCAGTGTCAGCGATGTGCATTTTCATCATGGGGAACATTTCAAATTTAAAGTTGCTTTTGAAATTGAGCCTGAAGTAATTATTCCAAAACTGAAGAAAAAAAGCCTTAAGGTTGAAAAATCGGTTTATATCACTGACAATGAGGATATTGATCTTGCTATCGATGAAGTTCGCCAGGGACACGCAGAAGTCCAAACCGTAGAGGATGGTGCAAAGATAGACGATTTTGTTATTTGTGACCTTCAGGAAATAGATGAATCGGGCATTGCAATAATTGGTAAAAAATTAGAAACTCGTTATATAAAGGTAGGCCAATCCCCCTTTGACGGAGATAATGAGAAGAAACTGACAGGTGTAAAGCCAGGTGAAACGACTCGAGTTTCTGTACCCATGGATGAACAAGGAACATTGGGAACATTTGAATTATCTGTTAAAAATGTAGAGCGACAAGTCTTACCAGAGGTTGATGAAGATTATATTAAAATGGCAGATCCTGAAGCAAAAGATGTGGATGACTATCGCGGCCGTATCAAAGACCGTTTGGAAAAAGCATACGCCAGTAGAGCAGATGAAGCATTAGATCAGCAGTTATCCGATGCCATGATTAAACATGTGAATCCGGAATTTCCACCATCAATGGCCGAATCATACTTAGGCCATATGGTAGAGGATGTTATAAAAAATAATCCTGGGAAAGTGGATAAAGAAAAAGTAATAGAAATGTATAAACCGGTAGCGGAGCGCAACCTTCAATGGTATTTAATTCGAAATGCGATCATTGCCGAACAGAAATTTGAAGTGTCTAAAGATGATGTAAAATCTGAAATCGACCAACGCAAAGAAACCAATCCAGAGCATACTTCGGAGTTAGATAAATATTTCAAAAAGCCAAGCAATCGTCAACGTTTAGAAGATGATTTAATGGAAAAGAAAATCTTGGCTTATTTACAGGAATTTGCGAAAATCAAAGAGGTTAAAGTGAAGACAAAAGACCTCCGTAACCAATCTGAGACAAAAGCGAAGTAA